Proteins from a genomic interval of Ndongobacter massiliensis:
- the rdgB gene encoding RdgB/HAM1 family non-canonical purine NTP pyrophosphatase, producing the protein MHLILSTGNAGKVRELRDLLGKHYTVLSKKEVGLGDFEVAETGATLEENARLKAQALYEKLCEKTGKTTFHVLADDTGLFVDALAGEPGVYSARYAGAKATDAKNREKLLHALADVPEERRTAHFLTVLVLRTEDGFYETQGRLDGRIVRKPRGKNGFGYDSVFEVAGRTLAEYSEAEKNAVSHRGRALRALADWLAEREEREQ; encoded by the coding sequence ATGCATTTGATTCTTTCGACCGGAAATGCCGGAAAGGTTCGCGAATTGCGAGACCTTTTGGGGAAACATTATACGGTTTTGTCAAAAAAAGAGGTAGGATTGGGCGATTTTGAAGTCGCGGAGACGGGCGCTACGCTAGAAGAAAATGCGCGCTTGAAAGCGCAGGCTTTGTATGAAAAATTATGTGAAAAGACGGGAAAAACGACTTTTCATGTATTGGCCGATGATACGGGACTTTTTGTCGATGCACTGGCGGGGGAACCCGGTGTGTATTCCGCGCGGTATGCCGGTGCAAAAGCGACCGATGCAAAAAATCGTGAAAAATTATTGCACGCCCTGGCAGATGTGCCGGAAGAGCGTCGAACCGCTCATTTTCTAACCGTCCTTGTGTTGCGCACGGAAGACGGATTTTATGAAACGCAGGGACGTTTGGACGGACGCATTGTACGGAAACCGCGCGGGAAAAATGGATTTGGCTATGACTCGGTTTTTGAAGTTGCAGGGCGCACGTTGGCAGAATACAGCGAGGCAGAAAAAAATGCCGTCAGCCATCGCGGGCGTGCACTTCGCGCACTGGCAGATTGGCTCGCCGAACGGGAAGAAAGGGAACAATGA
- a CDS encoding metallophosphoesterase codes for MSTKILVLSDTHGHVEEIVDIINQAKGIDRIIHLGDLTVDAEEIEARTGRRVLWVRGNNDILDRDSSDERLLTIEGFRLLLIHGHFLGVRLGPARACDYAKENHANMVLYGHTHRFEYGEREGIYYLNPGALSWPRDGHRGYAYLTLSRGGRPKVERILLD; via the coding sequence ATGAGCACAAAAATTTTAGTCCTCTCCGACACGCATGGGCATGTGGAGGAGATTGTTGATATTATCAACCAAGCGAAGGGGATTGATCGGATCATTCACTTAGGTGATTTGACCGTTGATGCGGAGGAAATTGAAGCGCGCACCGGACGGCGCGTCCTTTGGGTACGCGGCAATAATGATATTTTGGATCGGGATTCTTCGGATGAGCGCTTGCTTACGATTGAAGGATTTCGCCTTCTATTGATTCACGGCCATTTTTTAGGCGTCCGTTTGGGTCCGGCACGCGCTTGTGATTATGCAAAAGAAAACCATGCAAATATGGTGCTCTACGGGCATACGCATCGCTTTGAATACGGGGAGCGGGAGGGCATCTATTATTTGAATCCGGGGGCGCTTTCTTGGCCGCGCGACGGACATCGGGGGTATGCTTATTTGACACTTTCCCGTGGGGGACGTCCAAAGGTGGAGCGCATTCTGCTTGATTGA
- a CDS encoding TlpA disulfide reductase family protein — translation MMNRKKWTALVLALSLIAGLSACGQKKDAEQSESGESVPAADAGMSAPASDAAPGNGDVDPELQKLTDQENEIFAANQKLWDKVFLAANKSSAMISDGTNYGDFLLQTIESAKDEFTEDELKTLREGAEKIREIDAKMQELEKNAPKAPEKDASGKEINPQEGATQTMQKFPAFQGKDFDGNEIDNSYFSKRAVTVVNFWFSTCGPCVAELGDLDALNKDLEEKDGSVIGINSFTMDDNQDAIAQAKEILQKKGASYTNITFPSDSEAGKYVEKITAFPCTCVVDRDGNIVGDPILGSVAEGKQKEVLQKRIQEVLEKDQDKTVPYSSESSGK, via the coding sequence ATGATGAATCGTAAGAAATGGACTGCGCTGGTATTGGCGCTCAGCTTGATTGCCGGGCTCAGTGCCTGCGGACAAAAAAAAGATGCAGAACAAAGTGAATCCGGGGAAAGTGTCCCCGCTGCCGATGCCGGCATGAGCGCACCCGCTTCGGATGCCGCCCCCGGCAATGGCGATGTCGACCCGGAGTTGCAGAAACTGACGGATCAGGAAAATGAAATTTTTGCAGCCAACCAGAAACTCTGGGACAAGGTGTTTTTGGCAGCGAATAAAAGCTCGGCCATGATCTCCGACGGCACGAACTACGGCGATTTTCTGCTCCAAACTATTGAAAGTGCAAAAGATGAATTTACGGAAGATGAGTTGAAAACACTCCGGGAAGGCGCCGAAAAGATTCGTGAAATTGATGCGAAGATGCAGGAATTGGAGAAAAATGCGCCAAAGGCTCCGGAAAAAGACGCTTCCGGCAAAGAGATCAATCCACAGGAAGGGGCCACGCAGACGATGCAGAAATTCCCCGCCTTCCAAGGAAAAGATTTCGACGGCAATGAAATTGACAACAGCTATTTCAGCAAACGCGCCGTCACCGTCGTGAATTTCTGGTTCAGCACCTGCGGCCCCTGCGTTGCCGAATTGGGCGATCTGGACGCTCTGAATAAAGATTTGGAAGAAAAAGACGGTTCCGTCATCGGCATCAACTCCTTTACGATGGATGACAACCAAGATGCCATCGCCCAAGCAAAGGAAATTCTTCAGAAAAAAGGTGCGTCCTATACGAACATCACCTTTCCTTCCGACAGCGAAGCCGGAAAATATGTAGAAAAAATTACTGCTTTCCCGTGCACCTGCGTGGTCGATCGCGACGGCAACATCGTCGGGGATCCCATCCTCGGGTCTGTTGCGGAAGGAAAGCAAAAAGAAGTCCTGCAAAAGCGCATTCAGGAAGTCTTGGAAAAAGATCAGGATAAAACCGTTCCCTATTCGAGCGAAAGCTCCGGAAAATAG
- a CDS encoding 4Fe-4S binding protein, giving the protein MAEKNTNKSKRLARFRGWIQAGATLLTNVHLPNFLKGELYQGNGKMVCIPGLNCYSCPGAAGACPIGSFQAVVGSSKFRFSYYITGFLILLGVLLGRFICGFLCPFGWLQELLHKIPTKKFSTRRLRPLTYLKYVILLGMVFLLPVLLTNEIGMGDPYFCKYLCPQGVLEGAIPLSLANSGIRAALGPLFSWKLGVLLTTVTLSILFFRPFCKWICPLGAFYALLNRVSLLKIRVAQDKCVSCGRCQKACKMDVDVLKTPNHTECIRCGMCIHACPTNALHFQYGFGTEAKNKEFCEPLKEEK; this is encoded by the coding sequence TTGGCTGAAAAAAACACAAACAAATCAAAACGACTGGCACGCTTTCGCGGATGGATCCAAGCGGGCGCCACGTTATTAACCAATGTACACCTGCCAAATTTCCTAAAAGGTGAATTGTACCAGGGCAACGGGAAAATGGTCTGTATACCGGGCTTGAACTGCTATTCCTGTCCGGGAGCGGCCGGCGCCTGTCCCATCGGCTCATTTCAAGCCGTTGTCGGCTCATCCAAGTTTCGCTTTTCCTATTACATTACCGGTTTTCTGATCCTGTTGGGTGTGCTTTTGGGGCGTTTTATTTGCGGGTTCCTCTGTCCCTTCGGGTGGTTGCAGGAATTGCTGCATAAAATTCCGACGAAAAAATTTTCTACGCGTCGCCTGCGCCCGCTCACGTATCTGAAATACGTGATTCTTTTGGGAATGGTCTTCCTGCTTCCCGTGCTCCTGACGAATGAGATCGGCATGGGCGATCCGTACTTCTGCAAGTACCTCTGCCCGCAGGGCGTGCTCGAAGGAGCCATTCCGCTTTCGCTCGCTAACAGCGGCATTCGCGCTGCCTTGGGACCTCTGTTCAGCTGGAAATTGGGCGTCTTGCTGACGACCGTCACCTTGAGCATCCTGTTTTTCCGCCCGTTCTGCAAGTGGATCTGTCCCTTGGGCGCCTTCTACGCACTCTTGAATCGCGTCTCGCTGTTAAAGATCCGGGTTGCGCAAGACAAATGTGTCTCTTGCGGTCGCTGCCAAAAGGCATGTAAAATGGATGTCGATGTGCTCAAAACACCGAATCATACGGAATGTATTCGCTGCGGTATGTGCATACATGCGTGTCCGACAAACGCTCTGCATTTTCAATACGGATTCGGTACCGAAGCCAAAAACAAAGAATTCTGTGAACCTTTAAAGGAGGAGAAATGA
- a CDS encoding CD1871A family CXXC motif-containing protein: MLRKNKGSLQVFLLVLAVVMIGYGAFRGEVQTVLSKAIKLCMECVGIG; this comes from the coding sequence ATGTTGCGAAAGAACAAGGGATCGCTGCAAGTTTTCCTGCTCGTCCTTGCCGTTGTGATGATCGGGTATGGGGCTTTTCGTGGAGAAGTGCAGACGGTTCTCTCAAAGGCGATCAAATTATGCATGGAGTGTGTAGGAATTGGCTGA
- a CDS encoding response regulator transcription factor encodes MRLLLVEDEKLLCDSIAKRLRRVGYSVDVCYDGAQALDFLSVEPYDLVLLDLNLPEVDGMTVLRTLRETDWETPVLILSARSEIADKVDGLDAGANDYLSKPFHLEELEARVRSLVRRRFIQKEVCLRCGELSFDTRTRAATACGNEIPLTKKESGILEYLLLHQGRPISQEELMEHVWDGNVDSFSNAIRVHISALRKKLRAALGYDPVRNRIGEGYLIGGPDA; translated from the coding sequence ATGCGTCTATTACTTGTAGAGGATGAAAAGCTTTTGTGTGATTCCATTGCGAAGCGCCTGCGGCGGGTCGGCTATAGTGTTGATGTCTGCTATGACGGCGCGCAGGCGCTGGACTTTCTTTCCGTGGAGCCGTATGATCTGGTGCTTTTGGATTTGAATTTGCCTGAAGTGGACGGCATGACGGTACTTCGAACGCTGCGCGAGACGGACTGGGAAACGCCGGTGTTGATTCTTTCCGCGCGGAGTGAAATTGCAGATAAAGTGGACGGATTGGATGCCGGCGCCAACGATTATCTTTCCAAGCCCTTTCATCTGGAGGAATTGGAAGCACGCGTGCGCAGTTTGGTGCGACGGCGCTTTATTCAAAAGGAAGTCTGTCTTCGGTGCGGGGAGCTGTCTTTTGACACGCGAACGCGCGCTGCGACAGCGTGCGGCAATGAAATTCCTTTGACGAAGAAGGAAAGTGGCATTCTGGAGTATCTGCTTTTGCATCAGGGGCGTCCGATCAGCCAAGAAGAACTCATGGAGCACGTTTGGGATGGAAATGTCGACAGCTTCAGTAATGCGATTCGCGTTCATATTTCCGCGCTGCGTAAAAAATTGCGTGCCGCGCTGGGGTACGATCCCGTGCGCAATCGCATCGGGGAAGGCTATTTGATTGGAGGTCCGGATGCATAG
- a CDS encoding cell wall metabolism sensor histidine kinase WalK, whose amino-acid sequence MHRRRSLQWRITLLTALLIALSCIAMMVLLGGSGLRRMDEIGRAVQAFETPGAGESGADQSHTPQATMSSESGDVASFDPQMAGRSEQITIVIGEAQERFTFASWCATAAVTILSAVIAYFVSGRALQPLQDFSEQVAKVRSTNLGDVHVDTETFVEFQPMARSFNEMLDRLHRAFAAQRQFTGNAAHELRTPLALLQMQLDLFAEEHPQRDAETEELLQFLREQTQRLTETVKTLLEMSGLQNIRRTDHIALLPMVEEILTDLTPFAEKKQVALSASGEDLILTGSDTLLSRLFFNLVENAIKYNHAGGTVHLTLQKQDSWAVIRIEDTGRGIPAECVASIFQPFFRVESSRSREQGGVGLGLALAWEICRLHSGQICVEKTSSTGTVMVVSLPLSEAEGGQNNEKRK is encoded by the coding sequence ATGCATAGGCGACGCTCGTTACAATGGCGGATTACGCTATTAACCGCCTTATTGATTGCCTTGAGCTGCATCGCCATGATGGTGTTGCTTGGCGGCTCCGGTCTGCGGCGGATGGATGAAATCGGACGCGCCGTGCAGGCCTTTGAAACGCCGGGGGCGGGGGAATCGGGAGCGGACCAATCGCATACGCCACAGGCGACGATGTCGTCGGAAAGTGGGGATGTGGCATCTTTTGATCCGCAAATGGCGGGGCGCAGCGAACAGATTACGATTGTAATTGGCGAGGCGCAGGAACGTTTCACGTTCGCCAGTTGGTGCGCGACGGCGGCCGTAACGATTTTGAGCGCCGTCATCGCCTATTTTGTGAGCGGTCGCGCGCTACAACCGCTTCAAGATTTTTCGGAACAGGTTGCAAAAGTCCGATCCACGAATTTGGGCGATGTGCATGTCGACACGGAGACCTTTGTGGAATTTCAGCCCATGGCACGCTCATTTAATGAGATGTTGGATCGTTTGCACCGCGCCTTTGCTGCGCAGCGGCAGTTTACAGGCAATGCTGCGCATGAACTGCGTACACCGCTGGCGCTCTTGCAGATGCAATTGGACCTTTTTGCAGAGGAACACCCGCAACGAGACGCGGAAACGGAGGAATTGCTTCAGTTTCTGCGTGAGCAGACACAGCGCCTGACCGAAACGGTGAAGACCTTGTTGGAAATGAGCGGACTGCAGAACATTCGGCGGACGGACCACATCGCGCTGTTGCCTATGGTGGAGGAAATTCTCACTGATCTGACGCCATTTGCAGAAAAAAAGCAGGTGGCGCTGTCCGCTTCCGGGGAGGACCTTATCCTGACGGGCAGTGATACGCTGCTTTCCCGCCTGTTTTTCAATTTGGTGGAAAATGCCATCAAATATAATCATGCGGGTGGAACGGTGCACCTCACGCTGCAGAAGCAGGATTCGTGGGCGGTCATTCGCATCGAAGATACGGGGCGTGGCATTCCGGCGGAGTGCGTGGCGTCGATTTTTCAACCGTTCTTTCGTGTGGAATCGTCGCGGAGTCGTGAACAGGGAGGCGTCGGTTTGGGCTTAGCGCTCGCTTGGGAAATTTGCCGCTTGCACAGCGGACAGATTTGCGTCGAGAAGACTTCCTCGACGGGAACCGTGATGGTGGTTTCTTTGCCGCTTTCTGAAGCAGAGGGTGGACAAAATAATGAAAAGAGGAAGTAG
- a CDS encoding ADP-ribosylglycohydrolase family protein produces the protein MIGAILGDIVGSAFEFSPIKTKDFPLFSPHSDYTDDSLMTLAVGMALENAQRTQKELDTDFLQAQFMRSMQMIGRRYPHPTGGYGASFFQWLQSANPTPYNSWGNGAAMRVSPCGDFADSLEQALFFARQSALVSHNHPEGIKGAQATAAAVYLAKIGKSKAAIREYVQNTFYTFIPSIEEIRPSYRFDPSCQGTVPQALAAFFEATDFEDALRNAVSLGGDSDTLGAITGAVAWSYYIRSSDARKSMRSLAQHALSLLPAEFIPFLKRREML, from the coding sequence ATGATTGGTGCTATCTTAGGCGACATCGTCGGTTCGGCCTTCGAATTTTCTCCGATTAAAACAAAGGATTTTCCACTGTTTTCTCCCCATTCTGACTACACAGATGATTCCCTGATGACGCTGGCGGTCGGAATGGCATTAGAAAACGCACAGCGCACACAAAAAGAATTGGATACCGATTTCCTACAGGCGCAGTTTATGCGCTCGATGCAGATGATTGGACGGCGGTATCCGCATCCAACGGGCGGCTATGGGGCTTCCTTTTTTCAATGGCTGCAGAGTGCGAATCCTACCCCCTACAACAGCTGGGGCAATGGTGCCGCCATGCGGGTCTCCCCATGCGGCGATTTTGCCGACAGTTTGGAACAGGCGCTCTTCTTTGCTCGCCAAAGCGCCCTCGTAAGTCACAACCATCCGGAAGGTATAAAAGGCGCACAGGCAACCGCTGCGGCGGTCTACCTTGCGAAAATTGGCAAATCCAAAGCGGCCATACGGGAATATGTGCAAAATACTTTTTATACCTTCATTCCATCCATTGAAGAAATTCGACCGAGCTACCGCTTCGATCCTTCCTGCCAGGGTACCGTTCCACAGGCACTGGCCGCCTTTTTTGAAGCCACCGATTTTGAGGACGCCCTCCGAAACGCCGTCTCGCTCGGCGGAGATTCGGATACTCTCGGCGCCATTACGGGCGCGGTGGCATGGTCTTATTACATACGATCCAGCGATGCAAGGAAATCTATGCGCTCATTGGCGCAGCATGCCCTGTCACTTCTTCCGGCAGAATTTATCCCCTTTTTGAAGCGCCGAGAAATGCTATAA
- a CDS encoding acyl-CoA dehydrogenase family protein, with protein sequence MFKTTQEHDELRRKVREFAENEVKPIAFQLDQNAEFPTDAIKKLGEMGLMGIPYEKEYGGAGLDVISYAIAVEELSRVDGGTGVILSAHTSLGSYPIAAYGTEEQKKKYLVPLAKGEKIGAFGLTEENAGSDAGGTETTAELDGDYYILNGGKIFITNAPVADTYVVFAVTTPGIGTKGISAFIVEKGWEGFSFGDPYDKLGIRSSKTAELIFNNVKVPKENLLGQEGQGFRIAMATLDGGRIGIAAQALGIAQGAYEEALQYAKERIQFGRPIAQLQSISFKLADMATKIRAARFMVYSAAEMKQAHERYSMEAAMAKMYASDIALEVCNDALQIHGGNGFIKGLAVERHYRDAKITTIYEGTNEIQRVVIASHIVGRIPKRGRGVSAVVSKKGPITGERKRVMIKKDTPQEEVDELVAHLKKDGYDFSIGIDPNTAISDAERVVSIGKGIGAEENVQLGRDLAHAAGGVLGCSRPVAESLHYLPLDHYVGMSGQKFNGNLYIACGISGAVQHLKGIKNAATIVAINKNPNAPIFRNADYGIVGDVEEIMPLLTQAFGTEEKQPAPPMKKVRRSKPRKLAPNYGVYICTGCGYEYKPDEGDPEGEILPGTLFEQLPDGWVCPECSKEKQFFIEENFPEDRK encoded by the coding sequence ATGTTCAAAACTACACAGGAACACGATGAGCTCCGTAGAAAAGTACGCGAGTTCGCAGAGAACGAGGTAAAGCCGATCGCTTTTCAACTCGATCAAAACGCCGAATTTCCGACCGATGCCATAAAAAAGCTCGGTGAAATGGGCCTGATGGGCATTCCGTACGAAAAAGAATACGGCGGGGCCGGACTGGATGTCATTAGCTATGCCATTGCCGTGGAAGAACTTTCCCGTGTGGATGGCGGCACCGGCGTTATTTTGTCGGCGCATACTTCGTTGGGATCGTATCCGATTGCCGCCTATGGCACGGAAGAACAGAAGAAAAAATATCTTGTGCCGTTGGCAAAGGGTGAAAAAATCGGTGCATTCGGTCTGACCGAAGAAAATGCCGGCAGTGATGCAGGCGGAACGGAAACGACGGCGGAATTGGACGGCGACTACTACATCCTCAACGGCGGAAAAATCTTTATTACGAATGCGCCGGTTGCGGATACCTATGTGGTCTTTGCAGTAACAACGCCGGGCATCGGTACGAAGGGCATCAGCGCCTTTATCGTGGAAAAGGGCTGGGAAGGCTTCAGTTTCGGCGATCCGTATGACAAATTAGGCATTCGTTCCTCCAAGACGGCGGAATTGATTTTCAACAATGTCAAAGTGCCGAAGGAAAACCTATTGGGACAGGAAGGACAGGGCTTCCGCATCGCTATGGCGACATTGGACGGCGGGCGCATCGGCATTGCGGCGCAGGCGCTCGGCATCGCACAAGGGGCCTATGAAGAGGCGCTGCAATATGCGAAAGAGCGCATTCAGTTCGGACGGCCGATCGCGCAGTTGCAGAGCATTTCATTCAAATTGGCGGATATGGCGACGAAGATCCGTGCGGCGCGCTTCATGGTGTACAGCGCGGCGGAGATGAAGCAGGCGCATGAACGCTACAGTATGGAAGCCGCCATGGCGAAGATGTATGCTTCGGATATTGCACTGGAAGTTTGCAATGATGCGTTACAGATTCACGGCGGCAACGGCTTTATCAAGGGACTTGCGGTCGAACGTCATTACCGCGATGCGAAGATTACGACCATTTATGAAGGCACGAATGAAATTCAGCGCGTGGTTATCGCTTCGCACATCGTCGGGCGTATTCCGAAGCGCGGCAGAGGGGTCAGCGCCGTGGTTTCGAAAAAGGGACCGATCACCGGGGAACGCAAGCGCGTGATGATTAAGAAAGACACGCCGCAGGAAGAAGTGGACGAGCTGGTCGCACATCTGAAAAAAGACGGCTACGATTTCTCTATCGGCATCGATCCGAATACGGCGATTTCCGATGCGGAGCGCGTCGTGAGCATCGGTAAGGGCATCGGGGCGGAAGAAAATGTCCAATTAGGTCGCGACTTGGCGCACGCCGCCGGCGGTGTTTTGGGTTGTTCCCGTCCGGTAGCAGAATCGCTGCATTACCTGCCTCTCGATCACTACGTCGGGATGTCCGGTCAGAAATTTAACGGCAATCTTTACATTGCCTGTGGAATTTCCGGCGCGGTACAGCATCTGAAGGGCATTAAGAATGCCGCGACGATTGTCGCCATCAATAAGAATCCGAATGCACCGATTTTCCGCAATGCCGACTACGGCATCGTAGGGGATGTGGAAGAAATTATGCCGCTTTTGACGCAAGCTTTCGGAACGGAAGAAAAGCAGCCGGCGCCGCCGATGAAGAAGGTGCGTCGCTCCAAACCGCGCAAGTTGGCCCCGAATTACGGCGTATACATCTGCACGGGCTGCGGATATGAGTACAAACCGGATGAGGGAGATCCGGAGGGCGAGATTCTGCCGGGTACGCTGTTTGAACAGTTGCCGGACGGCTGGGTATGCCCGGAGTGCTCGAAGGAAAAACAATTCTTTATTGAAGAAAACTTCCCGGAAGATCGCAAGTAG
- a CDS encoding FprA family A-type flavoprotein → MNFHFATRKVTDDLYWVGCNDYRLALFENIFPIPRGVSYNSYLLLDEKTVLFDSIDWSMTRQYIDHVEALLNGRPLDYLVIHHMEPDHCSAIEEMVLRYPDVKVISSAQGFDMMHQFGHRLHEDRLITVKEGDTMTFGKHTLAFLEAPMVHWPEVLVSLDVTNGVLFSADGFGSFGTLDGRLFNDEVDYDRDWLDEARRYYCNIVGKYGPFVQELLKKAGPLLPQVKFICPLHGLVWRNNFGYILDKYDKWSSYTPEKEGVNIVFGSMYGNTEYTAQTLAIKLCERGMTDVVIHDVSSTDVSYLIADTFKYSHLVLASPTYNLRIYPPMHDFLYDMFALNVQNRTVGIIENGTWACTVGDLMEEYIDEHLKLVDVLNERVTVNSALNEANTSDMDALADAIVASMKGFQKEEPESEAPARESSKSDKSKSK, encoded by the coding sequence ATGAATTTTCACTTTGCCACCCGTAAAGTAACGGATGATTTATACTGGGTCGGATGTAACGACTATCGTCTCGCGCTGTTCGAGAATATTTTCCCGATTCCGCGCGGCGTATCCTACAATTCGTACCTGCTTTTGGATGAGAAGACGGTGCTGTTCGACTCCATCGACTGGTCCATGACCCGGCAGTACATCGATCACGTCGAAGCACTTTTGAATGGACGTCCGTTGGATTACCTCGTGATTCACCATATGGAGCCGGATCACTGCTCCGCGATTGAAGAGATGGTACTGCGTTATCCAGATGTGAAAGTCATCAGCAGCGCGCAGGGCTTTGATATGATGCACCAATTCGGTCATCGGCTGCATGAGGATCGCCTGATTACGGTCAAAGAGGGCGACACGATGACCTTCGGCAAACACACTTTGGCATTTCTTGAAGCTCCCATGGTTCACTGGCCGGAAGTGCTGGTCAGCTTGGATGTGACCAATGGCGTACTCTTTTCCGCGGATGGCTTCGGTTCCTTCGGAACGCTGGACGGACGTCTGTTCAATGATGAAGTGGATTACGATCGCGATTGGCTGGACGAAGCGCGGCGCTATTACTGCAACATCGTCGGCAAATACGGTCCCTTTGTACAGGAATTGCTGAAAAAGGCCGGTCCGCTGCTGCCGCAGGTGAAATTTATTTGCCCGCTGCACGGTTTGGTCTGGCGCAATAACTTCGGTTATATCCTCGACAAATACGACAAATGGTCGAGCTATACGCCGGAAAAAGAGGGCGTGAACATCGTCTTCGGATCGATGTACGGAAACACGGAATATACAGCCCAGACTTTGGCAATCAAACTCTGCGAGCGCGGCATGACAGATGTCGTCATTCACGACGTATCGAGCACCGATGTTTCGTATCTCATTGCGGATACCTTCAAATACTCGCACTTGGTGCTGGCATCTCCGACGTACAATCTGCGCATTTATCCGCCCATGCACGACTTCCTCTACGATATGTTCGCGCTGAATGTCCAAAACCGCACCGTCGGCATCATTGAAAACGGCACATGGGCCTGCACGGTCGGTGACCTGATGGAGGAATACATCGATGAGCATCTGAAATTGGTCGATGTGCTGAATGAGCGCGTGACGGTCAACTCCGCGTTGAATGAGGCGAACACAAGTGATATGGATGCACTTGCCGATGCAATCGTCGCCTCCATGAAAGGCTTCCAAAAAGAGGAGCCGGAAAGCGAGGCACCCGCACGGGAGTCTTCCAAAAGTGACAAGTCCAAAAGCAAGTAA
- the trpS gene encoding tryptophan--tRNA ligase — MENQKKEAKRKVVLSLVQPSGDLTIGNYLGAIQNFVRMQDDYECFFGPADLHAITLTQNPADLRRRTREIIAYYIACGIDPRKVTMFVQSQVPEHTQLYWALNSISYIGQLSRMTQYKEKAAKHADNLNAALFTYPVLMAADILIYQANYVPVGVDQKQHLELARDLAERFNNRYSPTFVLPEPYTVKETARIMSLKDPSIKMSKSDEDPNAFILIKDEPELIRRKIARAVTDSKANISYSDEQPGLQNLLNIYSAYTEEDPRAIAQRWKGKTYAEFKTALAEVIVACMDPIRRRFYEVLEKPEELSRILDEGRQVASRVARKTVSKVYRKIGFLQ, encoded by the coding sequence ATGGAAAATCAGAAAAAGGAAGCGAAGCGCAAAGTCGTTTTGAGTCTGGTACAGCCGTCCGGAGATCTTACCATCGGCAATTATCTGGGTGCAATTCAGAATTTTGTACGGATGCAGGACGATTATGAATGCTTTTTTGGTCCGGCGGATCTGCACGCGATTACATTGACACAAAATCCGGCGGATTTGCGGCGCCGAACTCGTGAAATCATCGCTTACTATATTGCTTGCGGCATTGATCCCCGGAAGGTGACGATGTTTGTGCAGTCTCAGGTGCCGGAGCACACCCAGTTGTACTGGGCGCTGAATTCCATCAGCTATATCGGGCAGCTTTCCCGCATGACCCAGTATAAAGAAAAGGCGGCCAAGCACGCGGACAATCTGAATGCGGCGCTTTTCACATACCCGGTGTTGATGGCAGCAGATATCCTCATTTATCAGGCCAATTATGTACCGGTCGGCGTCGATCAGAAACAACACTTGGAATTGGCGCGCGATTTGGCGGAGCGTTTCAATAATCGCTATTCGCCGACCTTTGTGCTGCCTGAACCGTATACGGTGAAGGAAACGGCGCGCATCATGAGTCTGAAAGACCCGAGCATAAAAATGAGCAAATCGGATGAAGATCCGAATGCCTTTATTCTGATTAAAGATGAACCGGAATTGATTCGTCGAAAGATTGCACGTGCCGTCACGGATTCGAAAGCGAATATCTCCTATTCGGACGAACAGCCCGGTTTGCAGAACCTTTTGAATATTTACAGCGCCTACACAGAAGAGGATCCGCGTGCGATTGCACAGCGTTGGAAAGGGAAAACCTACGCAGAGTTTAAGACGGCATTGGCGGAAGTCATCGTGGCATGTATGGATCCGATTCGCCGGCGATTCTATGAGGTGTTGGAGAAACCGGAGGAACTTTCCCGTATTTTGGATGAAGGACGTCAGGTGGCATCGCGCGTCGCGAGAAAGACGGTTTCGAAAGTTTATCGAAAAATCGGTTTTCTGCAATAG